One region of Agelaius phoeniceus isolate bAgePho1 chromosome 12, bAgePho1.hap1, whole genome shotgun sequence genomic DNA includes:
- the FHOD1 gene encoding FH1/FH2 domain-containing protein 1 isoform X2: MAVVEVAEATVPCRVQYLEDADPFAFGSFPEPRRAPVYAVEEALALGAQLPALHRLVGAPLPLEDCTLQISPSGHYLDLDLSLLEQKDDLEGFYEEVRKGRRPTLILRTQLSVRVHAIIEKLYNSRGPELRRSLFSLKQLFQEDKDLVPEFVNLEGLTCLIKVGTEADQNYQNYILRALSQIMLFVDGMQGVINHNETVQWLYTLSGSPFRLVVKMALKLLLVFVEYTEPNALLLIRAVNAVDQARGACPWSNLMAILEQRNGADTELLVFTMTLINKTLAALPDQDTFYDVTDCLEQQGMEQVVQQYLGSKGTDLDLKQQFTIYESALKLEDDVEEPPSGGRKERRRTDEGRRGWRSQGGSQDPSADAQPLLGSPDTPKEPPAEDTPPIPAPSSPAQPCPTSIYNSTSSVRLALASSPAEKEQPPGPGERSVYKARFLENLAAAQKEKISSMAKGRLDVLSDTTLEHPTALAWERDHGTSDPGMEPPSIRSCLARSDITDSCSTISSDTKFMLDMLYAKGSSESGREKVFHEIPLSTQIQGEVEMDTKGSSSQEQESARPRGRAPDGPVASAHAKLVRAMSSIDDETHTQKLESTGMMPIKKETELTWERLETVPVQLKIKDMDFTDLGEEEDFDILDTGQMTNGSFLHPGIEAMSAGTFMAPPPPPPLPGCPPPPPPALPGCPPPPPPPAIPGCPPPPPPPPAVPGCPPPPGLPGPSATDGPSEAKKKRTVKLFWKELKQLDGTVGTGRFGQGTLWASLQNVEVNTAKLEHLFESRSKEAPTSKKAIDGKKVVVVLDPKRSNAINIGLTVLPPVHIIKTAVLNFDEFAVSKEGIEKILTMVPTEEEKQKIQEAQLANPDVPLGSAEQFLLSLSSISDLTARLQLWAFKLDYESLEQEIAEPLFDLKVGMEQLARNHTFKCILATLLATGNFLNGSQSRGFELGYLEKVSEVKDTVHRQSLLYHLCQMVVEKFPETTDLYSEIASITRSAKIDFEELANSLVQLERRCRASWHNLKVIAKHETKPVLKTKLTEFLKDSTQRIIVLKVVHRRVLNRFHSFLLYLGYPASAVRDVKVTSICKLLQEFALEYRTCRERVLQQQKKRAAHRERNKTRGRLITETEKFSGIAEAVLPPAVVSSSPREQMEAGHESMKIVLTSPTDIPARRSRASQGTGHGTPTQGSPAQEDVPSSPDDASDEIMDQLVKSVTHNPNPRPCPNKERRRSRGNRKSLRRTLKSGLTDELVQALGLGRAPGMEV, from the exons atGGCGGTGGTGGAGGTGGCGGAGGCGACGGTGCCATGCCGGGTGCAGTATCTGGAGGACGCGGATCCCTTCGCCTTCGGCAGCTTCCCGGAGCCCCGACGAGCCCCGGTTTACGCCGTGGAGGAGGCGCTGGCCCTGGGGGCGCAGCTGCCCGCGCTGCACCGCCTGGTCGGGGCCCCGCTGCCG CTGGAGGACTGCACGCTGCAGATCTCACCCTCTGGACACTACCTGGACCTTGACTTATCCCTGCTGGAACAGAAGGATGATCTGGAGGGTTTCTATGAGGAGGTCAG GAAGGGGAGACGGCCGACCCTGATCCTGCGCACGCAGCTCTCCGTCCGAGTCCACGCCATCATCG agaagctgtacAACTCACGGGGGCCCGAGCTGCGCAGGTCCCTCTTCTCCCTGAAGCAGCTCTTCCAG GAGGACAAGGACCTGGTGCCAGAGTTTGTGAACCTGGAGGGGTTGACGTGCCTGATCAAAGTGGGGACAGAGGCTGACCAGAACTACCAAAATTACATCCTCCGGG CCTTGAGCCAGATCATGCTCTTCGTGGATGGAATGCAGGGTGTCATCAACCACAACGAGACTGTCCAGTGGCTGTACACACTCTCAGGAAGCCCA TTTCGCCTGGTGGTGAAGATGGCActgaagctgctcctggtgtttgtGGAGTACACAGAGCCCAACGCCTTGCTGCTCATCCGCGCCGTCAATGCCGTGGACCAGGCGAGAG GTGCCTGTCCATGGTCCAACTTAATGGCCATCCTGGAGCAGCGCAACGGGGCTGACACGGAGCTGCTGGTGTTCACCATGACACTGATCAACAAG ACGCTGGCAGCCCTCCCAGACCAGGACACCTTTTATGATGTGACTgactgcctggagcagcagggcatggagcagGTGGTGCAGCAGTACCTGGGCAGCAAGGGCACCGACCTTGACTTGAAGCAGCAGTTCACAATCTACGAG AGTGCTCTCAAGCTGGAGGATGATGTGGAAGAGCCACCCTCAGGGGGACGCAAAGAGCGGAGGAGGACAGATGAGGGCCGGCGTGGGTGGCGATCCCAGGGTGGCTCCCAGGATCCCAGTGCCGATGCCCAGCCACTGCTGGGGTCTCCTGACACTCCAAAGGAGCCCCCAGCTGAGGACACCCCGCCTATCCCTGCACCAAGCAGCCCAGCACA ACCCTGTCCCACCAGCATCTACAACAGCACGTCCAGCGTGCGGCTGGCCCTGGCCTCCTCCCcggctgagaaggagcagcCCCCGGGCCCAGGAGAGCGCAGCGTCTACAA AGCTCGCTTTTTGGAgaacctggctgcagcccagaAGGAGAAGATCTCTTCCATGGCCAAGGGACGGCTCGACGTCCTTAGCGATACTACACTGGAGCATCCTACTGCTCTTGCATGGGAAAGAGACCATGGCACCTCTGATCCCGGGATGGAGCCACCCAGCATAA ggTCTTGTTTGGCTCGATCTGACATCACTGACTCCTGCAGCACCATCTCCTCTGACACCAAGTTTATGCTGGACATGCTCTATGCCAAGGGCTCCTCAGAGTCGGGGAGGGAGAAGGTGTTCCATGAAATACCTTTATCCACCCAGATCCAGGGTGAGGTGGAGATGGACAccaagggaagcagcagccaggagcaggagagtGCCCGGCCCCGTGGCAGGGCTCCAGATGGGCCAGTAGCCAGCGCCCATGCCAAGCTGGTACGTGCCATGTCCAGCATAGATGATGAGACCCACACACAGAAGCTGGAGAGCACTGGGATGATGCCCATCAAAAAGGAAACGGAGCTGACATGGGAGCGCCTGGAGACCGTCCCCGTGCAGCTGAAGATCAAGGACATGGACTTCACTGACTTGGGGGAAGAAGAAGATTTTGACATCCTGGACACGGGGCAAATGACCAACGGGTCTTTCCTCCATCCTGGCATTGAAGCAATGAGTGCTGGAACATTCATGGCTCcccctccacctcctcccctccctggttgcccaccacctccacctcctgccctccctggttgcccaccaccaccaccacctcctgccatccctggttgcccaccaccaccacctccacctcctgcaGTCCCTGGCTGCCCACCcccaccagggctgccaggtCCCTCAGCAACAGATGGCCCCTccgaggccaagaagaagaggACAGTGAAGCTCTTCTggaaggagctgaagcagctggaTGGCACTGTGGGGACTGGCAGGTTTGGCCAGGGGACACTTTGGGCATCCCTGCAGAATGTCGAGGTCAATACTGCAAAACTGGAGCATCTCTTTGAGTCACGGTCAAAGGAAGCGCCAACCTCAAAG AAAGCCATTGATGGGAAgaaggtggtggtggtgttggACCCCAAGAGGAGCAACGCCATCAACATTGGCCTCACTGTGCTGCCGCCCGTCCATATAATCAAGACAGCCGTGCTCAACTTTGATGAGTTTGCAGTCAGTAAGGAAGGGATTGAG AAAATCCTAACCATGGTCCCAACTGAGGAGGAAAAACAGAAGATCCAGGAGGCCCAGTTGGCCAATCCTGATGTTCCtttgggctctgcagagcagttcCTGCTCTCCCTGTCTTCCATCAGTGACCTCACGGCCaggctccagctctgggcctTCAAGCTGGACTATGAGAGCCTGGAGCAG GAGATCGCAGAGCCGCTCTTTGATCTGAAGGTAGGCATGGAGCAGCTGGCCAGAAATCACACATTCAAGTGCATCTTGGCCACGCTGCTGGCGACAGGCAACTTCTTGAATGGTTCCCAG AGCAGAGGCTTTGAGCTTGGCTACCTGGAGAAGGTCTCAGAAGTGAAGGACACAGTGCACCGGCAGTCCCTGCTCTACCATCTCTGCCAGATGGTGGTAGAGAAGTTCCCAGAAACCACTGACCTCTACTCAGAAATTGCCTCCATCACCCGCTCTGCCAAG ATTGACTTTGAAGAGCTGGCCAACAGCCTGGTGCAGCTGGAGCGGAGGTGCAGGGCCTCCTGGCACAACCTGAAGGTGATTGCCAAGCATGAGACCAAGCCAGTGCTGAAGACTAAGCTGACAGAGTTCCTCAAGGACAGCACCCAGCGCATCATCGTCCTGAAGGTGGTGCACAGGCGTGTCCTCAACAG GTTTCACTCCTTCCTGCTGTACCTGGGGTACCCAGCGAGCGCGGTGCGGGATGTGAAGGTGACATCCATCTGCAAACTGCTGCAGGAGTTTGCCCTGGAGTACCGCACCTGCCGGGAGCgcgtgctgcagcagcagaagaaacgCGCCGCCCACCGTGAGCGCAACAAAACTCGGGGCCGGCTCATCACCGAG ACTGAGAAATTCTCCGGCATTGCCGAGGCAGTTCTGCCGCCTGCCGTGGtgtccagcagccccagggagcagaTGGAAGCGGGTCACGAGAGCATGAAGATTGTGCTGACCTCCCCCACAGATATCCCTGCCCGCCGCAGCCGAGCCAGCCAGG GAACAGGGCATGGCACCCCGACCCAGGGCTCTCCAGCCCAGGAGGATGTTCCCAGCTCACCTGATGATGCTTCAGATGAAATCATGGACCAGCTGGTGAAATCAGTGACACACAATCCCAACCCCCGACCCTGCCCCAACAAGGAGCGCAGGAGGTCCCGTGGCAATAGGAAGTCCT TGCGGCGGACGCTGAAGAGCGGCCTCACCGATGAGCTGGTGCAGGCCCTGGGCCTGGGGCGGGCACCTGGCATGGAGGTTTGA
- the FHOD1 gene encoding FH1/FH2 domain-containing protein 1 isoform X1 translates to MAVVEVAEATVPCRVQYLEDADPFAFGSFPEPRRAPVYAVEEALALGAQLPALHRLVGAPLPLEDCTLQISPSGHYLDLDLSLLEQKDDLEGFYEEVRKGRRPTLILRTQLSVRVHAIIEKLYNSRGPELRRSLFSLKQLFQEDKDLVPEFVNLEGLTCLIKVGTEADQNYQNYILRALSQIMLFVDGMQGVINHNETVQWLYTLSGSPFRLVVKMALKLLLVFVEYTEPNALLLIRAVNAVDQARGACPWSNLMAILEQRNGADTELLVFTMTLINKTLAALPDQDTFYDVTDCLEQQGMEQVVQQYLGSKGTDLDLKQQFTIYESALKLEDDVEEPPSGGRKERRRTDEGRRGWRSQGGSQDPSADAQPLLGSPDTPKEPPAEDTPPIPAPSSPAQPCPTSIYNSTSSVRLALASSPAEKEQPPGPGERSVYKARFLENLAAAQKEKISSMAKGRLDVLSDTTLEHPTALAWERDHGTSDPGMEPPSIRSCLARSDITDSCSTISSDTKFMLDMLYAKGSSESGREKVFHEIPLSTQIQGEVEMDTKGSSSQEQESARPRGRAPDGPVASAHAKLVRAMSSIDDETHTQKLESTGMMPIKKETELTWERLETVPVQLKIKDMDFTDLGEEEDFDILDTGQMTNGSFLHPGIEAMSAGTFMAPPPPPPLPGCPPPPPPALPGCPPPPPPPAIPGCPPPPPPPPAVPGCPPPPGLPGPSATDGPSEAKKKRTVKLFWKELKQLDGTVGTGRFGQGTLWASLQNVEVNTAKLEHLFESRSKEAPTSKKAIDGKKVVVVLDPKRSNAINIGLTVLPPVHIIKTAVLNFDEFAVSKEGIEKILTMVPTEEEKQKIQEAQLANPDVPLGSAEQFLLSLSSISDLTARLQLWAFKLDYESLEQEIAEPLFDLKVGMEQLARNHTFKCILATLLATGNFLNGSQSRGFELGYLEKVSEVKDTVHRQSLLYHLCQMVVEKFPETTDLYSEIASITRSAKIDFEELANSLVQLERRCRASWHNLKVIAKHETKPVLKTKLTEFLKDSTQRIIVLKVVHRRVLNRFHSFLLYLGYPASAVRDVKVTSICKLLQEFALEYRTCRERVLQQQKKRAAHRERNKTRGRLITETEKFSGIAEAVLPPAVVSSSPREQMEAGHESMKIVLTSPTDIPARRSRASQGTGHGTPTQGSPAQEDVPSSPDDASDEIMDQLVKSVTHNPNPRPCPNKERRRSRGNRKSCKSHSCVLVPCSISVPRSVPVLCPISMSLSHVCVPAQMLFPSSVSLSPYPFPSLCLSCHALSHLSSQALPNPHTPSHLCPRHCLVPSPCLCVLVPMPCLAPSPWATRDLPC, encoded by the exons atGGCGGTGGTGGAGGTGGCGGAGGCGACGGTGCCATGCCGGGTGCAGTATCTGGAGGACGCGGATCCCTTCGCCTTCGGCAGCTTCCCGGAGCCCCGACGAGCCCCGGTTTACGCCGTGGAGGAGGCGCTGGCCCTGGGGGCGCAGCTGCCCGCGCTGCACCGCCTGGTCGGGGCCCCGCTGCCG CTGGAGGACTGCACGCTGCAGATCTCACCCTCTGGACACTACCTGGACCTTGACTTATCCCTGCTGGAACAGAAGGATGATCTGGAGGGTTTCTATGAGGAGGTCAG GAAGGGGAGACGGCCGACCCTGATCCTGCGCACGCAGCTCTCCGTCCGAGTCCACGCCATCATCG agaagctgtacAACTCACGGGGGCCCGAGCTGCGCAGGTCCCTCTTCTCCCTGAAGCAGCTCTTCCAG GAGGACAAGGACCTGGTGCCAGAGTTTGTGAACCTGGAGGGGTTGACGTGCCTGATCAAAGTGGGGACAGAGGCTGACCAGAACTACCAAAATTACATCCTCCGGG CCTTGAGCCAGATCATGCTCTTCGTGGATGGAATGCAGGGTGTCATCAACCACAACGAGACTGTCCAGTGGCTGTACACACTCTCAGGAAGCCCA TTTCGCCTGGTGGTGAAGATGGCActgaagctgctcctggtgtttgtGGAGTACACAGAGCCCAACGCCTTGCTGCTCATCCGCGCCGTCAATGCCGTGGACCAGGCGAGAG GTGCCTGTCCATGGTCCAACTTAATGGCCATCCTGGAGCAGCGCAACGGGGCTGACACGGAGCTGCTGGTGTTCACCATGACACTGATCAACAAG ACGCTGGCAGCCCTCCCAGACCAGGACACCTTTTATGATGTGACTgactgcctggagcagcagggcatggagcagGTGGTGCAGCAGTACCTGGGCAGCAAGGGCACCGACCTTGACTTGAAGCAGCAGTTCACAATCTACGAG AGTGCTCTCAAGCTGGAGGATGATGTGGAAGAGCCACCCTCAGGGGGACGCAAAGAGCGGAGGAGGACAGATGAGGGCCGGCGTGGGTGGCGATCCCAGGGTGGCTCCCAGGATCCCAGTGCCGATGCCCAGCCACTGCTGGGGTCTCCTGACACTCCAAAGGAGCCCCCAGCTGAGGACACCCCGCCTATCCCTGCACCAAGCAGCCCAGCACA ACCCTGTCCCACCAGCATCTACAACAGCACGTCCAGCGTGCGGCTGGCCCTGGCCTCCTCCCcggctgagaaggagcagcCCCCGGGCCCAGGAGAGCGCAGCGTCTACAA AGCTCGCTTTTTGGAgaacctggctgcagcccagaAGGAGAAGATCTCTTCCATGGCCAAGGGACGGCTCGACGTCCTTAGCGATACTACACTGGAGCATCCTACTGCTCTTGCATGGGAAAGAGACCATGGCACCTCTGATCCCGGGATGGAGCCACCCAGCATAA ggTCTTGTTTGGCTCGATCTGACATCACTGACTCCTGCAGCACCATCTCCTCTGACACCAAGTTTATGCTGGACATGCTCTATGCCAAGGGCTCCTCAGAGTCGGGGAGGGAGAAGGTGTTCCATGAAATACCTTTATCCACCCAGATCCAGGGTGAGGTGGAGATGGACAccaagggaagcagcagccaggagcaggagagtGCCCGGCCCCGTGGCAGGGCTCCAGATGGGCCAGTAGCCAGCGCCCATGCCAAGCTGGTACGTGCCATGTCCAGCATAGATGATGAGACCCACACACAGAAGCTGGAGAGCACTGGGATGATGCCCATCAAAAAGGAAACGGAGCTGACATGGGAGCGCCTGGAGACCGTCCCCGTGCAGCTGAAGATCAAGGACATGGACTTCACTGACTTGGGGGAAGAAGAAGATTTTGACATCCTGGACACGGGGCAAATGACCAACGGGTCTTTCCTCCATCCTGGCATTGAAGCAATGAGTGCTGGAACATTCATGGCTCcccctccacctcctcccctccctggttgcccaccacctccacctcctgccctccctggttgcccaccaccaccaccacctcctgccatccctggttgcccaccaccaccacctccacctcctgcaGTCCCTGGCTGCCCACCcccaccagggctgccaggtCCCTCAGCAACAGATGGCCCCTccgaggccaagaagaagaggACAGTGAAGCTCTTCTggaaggagctgaagcagctggaTGGCACTGTGGGGACTGGCAGGTTTGGCCAGGGGACACTTTGGGCATCCCTGCAGAATGTCGAGGTCAATACTGCAAAACTGGAGCATCTCTTTGAGTCACGGTCAAAGGAAGCGCCAACCTCAAAG AAAGCCATTGATGGGAAgaaggtggtggtggtgttggACCCCAAGAGGAGCAACGCCATCAACATTGGCCTCACTGTGCTGCCGCCCGTCCATATAATCAAGACAGCCGTGCTCAACTTTGATGAGTTTGCAGTCAGTAAGGAAGGGATTGAG AAAATCCTAACCATGGTCCCAACTGAGGAGGAAAAACAGAAGATCCAGGAGGCCCAGTTGGCCAATCCTGATGTTCCtttgggctctgcagagcagttcCTGCTCTCCCTGTCTTCCATCAGTGACCTCACGGCCaggctccagctctgggcctTCAAGCTGGACTATGAGAGCCTGGAGCAG GAGATCGCAGAGCCGCTCTTTGATCTGAAGGTAGGCATGGAGCAGCTGGCCAGAAATCACACATTCAAGTGCATCTTGGCCACGCTGCTGGCGACAGGCAACTTCTTGAATGGTTCCCAG AGCAGAGGCTTTGAGCTTGGCTACCTGGAGAAGGTCTCAGAAGTGAAGGACACAGTGCACCGGCAGTCCCTGCTCTACCATCTCTGCCAGATGGTGGTAGAGAAGTTCCCAGAAACCACTGACCTCTACTCAGAAATTGCCTCCATCACCCGCTCTGCCAAG ATTGACTTTGAAGAGCTGGCCAACAGCCTGGTGCAGCTGGAGCGGAGGTGCAGGGCCTCCTGGCACAACCTGAAGGTGATTGCCAAGCATGAGACCAAGCCAGTGCTGAAGACTAAGCTGACAGAGTTCCTCAAGGACAGCACCCAGCGCATCATCGTCCTGAAGGTGGTGCACAGGCGTGTCCTCAACAG GTTTCACTCCTTCCTGCTGTACCTGGGGTACCCAGCGAGCGCGGTGCGGGATGTGAAGGTGACATCCATCTGCAAACTGCTGCAGGAGTTTGCCCTGGAGTACCGCACCTGCCGGGAGCgcgtgctgcagcagcagaagaaacgCGCCGCCCACCGTGAGCGCAACAAAACTCGGGGCCGGCTCATCACCGAG ACTGAGAAATTCTCCGGCATTGCCGAGGCAGTTCTGCCGCCTGCCGTGGtgtccagcagccccagggagcagaTGGAAGCGGGTCACGAGAGCATGAAGATTGTGCTGACCTCCCCCACAGATATCCCTGCCCGCCGCAGCCGAGCCAGCCAGG GAACAGGGCATGGCACCCCGACCCAGGGCTCTCCAGCCCAGGAGGATGTTCCCAGCTCACCTGATGATGCTTCAGATGAAATCATGGACCAGCTGGTGAAATCAGTGACACACAATCCCAACCCCCGACCCTGCCCCAACAAGGAGCGCAGGAGGTCCCGTGGCAATAGGAAGTCCTGTAAGTCCCATTCctgtgtccttgtgccctgttCCATCTCTGTTCCACGCTCTGTCCCTGTACTCTGTCCCAtttccatgtccctgtcccatgtctgtgtccctgctcagatgctttttcccagctctgtgtccctgtccccttaccctttcccatctctttgtctctcttgcCATGCCCTGTCCCATCTCTcctcccaggctctgcccaATCCCCATACTCCTTCTCATCTCTGTCCCCGTCACTGTCTTGTTCCATCTCCATGTCTCTGTGTCCTTGTTCCCATGCCCTGTCTGGCTCCTTCCCCATGGGCCACCCGTGACCTGCCATGCTGA